A stretch of Alkaliphilus flagellatus DNA encodes these proteins:
- the spoIIIAE gene encoding stage III sporulation protein AE: protein MKKIKNILVLTMMLLIAFAGVSWANEDAVTPESIIADQLDKLNINDLQRIIDSMNDDLEEYIPKIEIKPFITKILKGEGIVSLQDIINGTIKYFFKEVVANWKILGQIIVLSAIYAILSNLQSAFENDVVGKLAYTVCYLVIITITIKSFMIAINLGKETIDTMVTFMQALLPILLAILIAMGGLTTSAFFHPVLLGSIGFIGTIIKSVVLPLILFSAVLAIVNNLSSKVQVTKLASLLKQSAVVILGFVLTAFIGIISIQGITASTVDGITIRTAKFAVDKFIPIVGGFLSDAMDTVIGYSLLLKNSIGVIGLIAIFIICLIPMVKIIALITIYKICSAIVEPISQSQLADCLNHMSNSLVLIFATVSSVAIMFFITITIIVGAGNITVMMR, encoded by the coding sequence ATGAAAAAAATTAAAAATATCTTAGTTTTAACTATGATGTTACTTATTGCTTTTGCTGGGGTGTCTTGGGCTAATGAAGATGCTGTTACCCCGGAAAGTATAATTGCCGATCAACTAGACAAGCTTAACATCAATGATCTACAGCGAATAATTGATTCTATGAATGATGATTTAGAAGAATACATTCCTAAAATTGAAATAAAACCTTTTATAACTAAAATACTTAAGGGGGAAGGTATTGTATCGTTGCAAGATATAATAAATGGAACTATAAAATATTTTTTTAAGGAGGTTGTAGCTAACTGGAAGATATTAGGACAGATAATAGTTTTATCTGCTATATATGCTATATTAAGTAACCTGCAGAGTGCATTTGAAAATGATGTTGTAGGGAAATTAGCATATACTGTATGTTATTTAGTTATTATTACAATTACTATTAAAAGTTTTATGATAGCTATCAACTTAGGTAAAGAAACTATTGATACAATGGTTACGTTTATGCAGGCACTACTACCAATTTTACTTGCAATATTAATTGCAATGGGGGGACTAACAACTTCGGCTTTTTTTCATCCAGTTTTACTAGGATCAATTGGCTTTATAGGAACAATAATAAAATCTGTAGTATTACCATTAATACTATTTTCTGCAGTTTTGGCGATAGTCAACAATCTTTCGTCTAAAGTGCAAGTAACAAAACTGGCTAGTTTATTAAAGCAATCAGCAGTAGTTATATTAGGTTTTGTTTTAACCGCGTTTATTGGAATAATATCTATACAGGGAATAACGGCATCAACTGTAGATGGTATTACAATAAGGACAGCTAAATTTGCAGTAGATAAGTTTATACCTATTGTAGGAGGATTTTTATCTGATGCTATGGACACAGTAATTGGATATTCACTGCTACTTAAAAATAGTATTGGTGTAATAGGTTTGATTGCGATTTTTATTATTTGCTTAATCCCTATGGTTAAAATTATTGCATTAATAACTATATATAAAATATGCTCTGCTATTGTAGAGCCAATTTCGCAAAGTCAGCTGGCAGATTGTTTAAATCATATGAGTAACTCATTGGTCCTAATATTTGCGACAGTATCTTCAGTAGCAATTATGTTTTTTATCACGATAACTATTATAGTTGGCGCAGGTAATATTACAGTAATGATGAGGTAG
- the spoIIIAD gene encoding stage III sporulation protein AD codes for MEIFQIVAIGLVATILSVLIKNEKPEIGLYISLVAGVIIFLFIATKLQSVIEILSQLANKISIDSIYLSTILKIVGIAYIAEFGAQICKDAGEGVMASKIEFAGKILIMVMAVPILVSLMDLIINMVP; via the coding sequence ATGGAGATCTTTCAAATAGTTGCTATTGGTTTAGTTGCTACTATATTATCTGTATTAATAAAAAATGAAAAACCAGAAATAGGACTGTATATTAGTCTTGTAGCAGGTGTAATTATATTTTTATTTATAGCGACTAAACTTCAATCGGTTATTGAAATACTTAGTCAGTTAGCAAATAAAATAAGTATTGATTCTATTTATTTATCTACAATTTTAAAAATAGTTGGGATAGCGTACATAGCAGAGTTTGGAGCCCAAATTTGTAAGGATGCAGGTGAAGGGGTAATGGCATCTAAGATTGAATTTGCAGGAAAAATTCTTATTATGGTAATGGCAGTACCGATTCTAGTCTCTTTAATGGATTTGATTATCAATATGGTACCTTAG
- the spoIIIAC gene encoding stage III sporulation protein AC, giving the protein MIMNVDVIFKIAAIGIVITVLNQVLIKAGREEQATFITLVGVVVVLTMVINLVTNLFDTVKTMFQLY; this is encoded by the coding sequence ATGATTATGAATGTTGACGTCATCTTTAAAATAGCTGCAATTGGAATAGTAATTACTGTACTTAATCAAGTACTAATTAAAGCTGGTAGAGAAGAACAGGCTACGTTTATAACTTTAGTTGGTGTTGTTGTAGTGCTTACTATGGTTATTAACTTAGTAACGAATCTATTTGATACAGTTAAAACAATGTTTCAGTTATATTAA
- the spoIIIAB gene encoding stage III sporulation protein SpoIIIAB, with amino-acid sequence MLLKVVYSIVIVCCSSLLGFIFANTYIERTKLLNSLLSTIQMLETEIVYGATPIPILLEKVGNKSRKEIGSIFFTAADLLSKKQGQTFEEIWHISVSKETAGTCFNKDDIEILLSLGKNLGISNCEDQTKHIRLIQEDLKRHYELSILEQGRNVKLFKNLGFLLGLSIIIILY; translated from the coding sequence ATGTTACTAAAGGTGGTATATTCTATTGTTATTGTTTGCTGTAGTTCATTACTAGGCTTTATTTTTGCCAATACATATATAGAAAGAACAAAGCTTCTTAATAGTCTTTTATCTACAATACAAATGCTGGAAACAGAAATAGTATATGGTGCAACACCAATACCTATTCTTTTAGAAAAGGTAGGAAATAAAAGCAGAAAAGAAATAGGGAGTATTTTTTTTACTGCCGCTGATTTATTAAGTAAGAAGCAAGGGCAAACATTTGAAGAAATCTGGCATATCTCAGTAAGTAAGGAGACAGCAGGTACTTGCTTTAATAAGGATGATATAGAAATATTATTATCTCTTGGTAAAAATCTAGGAATATCTAATTGCGAAGATCAGACGAAGCACATTCGATTAATACAAGAAGATTTAAAAAGACACTATGAGCTTTCGATATTGGAGCAAGGTAGAAATGTTAAATTATTTAAAAACTTAGGGTTCTTATTAGGATTATCAATAATAATAATACTATATTAA
- the spoIIIAA gene encoding stage III sporulation protein AA, translating into MEKRMNLINQSKSEASIVSNLELYLCPDVRKIIKKIPDDFKLILEEIRLRVNKPLMVFGGQKDYFVDLNGNLTLTPNNSYYINRENIEKTLQFASDYSIYSVEDELKNGYITIQGGHRIGIVGKVLMDSKGIRTLKNFSGLNIRISREKLGVANTVLPHVITSNGEFLNTLIVSPPQCGKTTLLRDIIRMISQGVPHMNFRGIKVGVVDERSEIGACFQGIPQNDLGPRTDILDSCPKAEGMMMLIRAMSPQVIATDEIGREEDSISIEEAMMAGIKLITTVHGRSLENILNKKIVGKLVKDGVFERIVFLSNSNGVGTVDSIVDGFNLTYLYQNTKQNRLCI; encoded by the coding sequence GTGGAAAAACGTATGAACTTAATAAACCAAAGTAAAAGTGAAGCATCTATTGTTTCAAATCTAGAGCTTTATCTATGCCCTGATGTTAGAAAAATTATAAAAAAAATACCGGATGATTTTAAATTAATTTTAGAAGAAATACGATTAAGAGTTAACAAGCCTTTAATGGTATTTGGAGGACAGAAAGACTATTTTGTTGATTTGAATGGAAATCTTACATTAACTCCTAATAATAGTTATTACATAAATAGAGAAAACATTGAAAAAACATTACAGTTTGCCTCTGATTACTCTATATATTCAGTTGAAGATGAGCTAAAGAACGGATATATAACTATACAGGGTGGACATAGAATTGGAATAGTAGGGAAAGTATTGATGGATAGTAAAGGCATAAGAACATTGAAAAATTTTAGTGGTTTAAATATTAGAATATCTAGAGAAAAGTTAGGTGTGGCAAATACTGTATTGCCTCATGTTATTACTTCTAATGGAGAATTTTTAAATACATTAATTGTTTCGCCACCACAATGCGGAAAGACTACATTACTAAGAGATATTATTCGCATGATAAGTCAAGGGGTACCACATATGAATTTTAGAGGTATAAAGGTTGGTGTGGTTGATGAAAGATCAGAAATAGGGGCCTGCTTTCAAGGTATCCCACAAAATGACTTAGGACCTAGAACAGATATACTAGACTCTTGTCCAAAAGCTGAAGGGATGATGATGTTAATTAGAGCTATGTCCCCTCAAGTAATTGCTACAGACGAAATTGGTAGGGAAGAGGATAGTATATCTATAGAAGAGGCTATGATGGCGGGAATAAAGTTAATTACTACCGTACATGGAAGATCATTGGAAAATATATTAAATAAAAAGATTGTTGGCAAATTAGTTAAGGATGGAGTATTTGAAAGGATAGTATTTTTATCAAATAGCAATGGAGTAGGTACTGTAGATAGTATTGTTGATGGATTTAATTTAACTTATTTATACCAAAATACAAAGCAGAATAGGTTGTGTATTTAG
- a CDS encoding CD1247 N-terminal domain-containing protein, which translates to MEFLYEKVAYLKGLADGLNIEETTKEGRLLVSIIDVLEDFADSIVELNEDADEMAEYIEAMDEDLTNIEEDLYEDDEDDDDEDDDDIDFVEVECPNCHEEVYIDEDLLYEDDIDVICPRCNEKVEFEEVDGCCCNHDFDDFDDEE; encoded by the coding sequence ATGGAATTTTTATACGAAAAAGTAGCTTATTTAAAAGGATTAGCTGATGGTCTTAACATCGAAGAAACAACTAAGGAAGGAAGACTTTTAGTTAGTATTATTGATGTTTTAGAAGATTTTGCTGATTCAATTGTAGAATTAAACGAGGATGCAGATGAAATGGCTGAATATATAGAAGCTATGGATGAAGACTTAACAAATATTGAAGAGGATTTATATGAAGATGATGAGGACGATGATGACGAAGACGATGATGACATCGATTTTGTTGAAGTAGAATGTCCTAATTGTCATGAAGAAGTATATATAGATGAAGATCTATTATATGAAGATGATATTGATGTTATATGTCCAAGATGCAATGAAAAAGTAGAATTCGAAGAGGTAGACGGTTGCTGCTGTAACCATGATTTTGATGATTTTGACGATGAAGAATAG
- the efp gene encoding elongation factor P — protein MISASDFRKGVTFEMNGEPYVVLDFQHVKPGKGAAFVRTKYKNLKNGGTREEAFNPSDKFPRAHIETKEMQYLYNDGELYYFMDNETFEQSPLTYEEVEDAIKFLKENANATIKFYHGKPFQVDPPNFVELQIVETEPGVKGDTASNVTKSATVETGAVIHVPLFVNEGDIVRIDTRTGEYMSRI, from the coding sequence ATGATTTCAGCAAGTGATTTTAGAAAAGGCGTAACTTTTGAGATGAATGGAGAACCTTATGTGGTTTTAGATTTTCAACACGTAAAGCCAGGTAAAGGAGCTGCCTTTGTTAGAACAAAATATAAAAATCTAAAAAATGGTGGTACTAGAGAAGAAGCATTTAACCCAAGTGATAAATTCCCAAGGGCTCATATAGAAACAAAAGAAATGCAATACTTATATAATGATGGTGAATTATATTACTTTATGGATAATGAAACTTTTGAGCAAAGCCCATTAACATATGAAGAAGTTGAAGATGCAATTAAATTTTTAAAAGAAAATGCAAATGCTACTATTAAGTTTTACCATGGAAAGCCATTCCAAGTAGATCCTCCAAACTTTGTTGAGCTACAAATAGTTGAAACAGAGCCTGGAGTAAAGGGAGATACTGCAAGTAACGTAACAAAATCTGCCACAGTTGAAACTGGAGCTGTAATCCATGTGCCTCTATTTGTTAATGAAGGAGATATTGTTAGAATTGATACTCGAACTGGAGAGTATATGTCAAGAATATAG
- a CDS encoding M24 family metallopeptidase, with protein MNKRIDNLRTLLKDKGLDGILLYKPENRRYASGFTGSTGYVLITKNDAKFITDFRYLDQASTQCNGYEIVEINNQKTITDVLNGFDLGKLGVEEDFMTYGQYSDFLNKLVKTELTPLDGALVDLRSVKTLDEVEYIEKAASIADEAFNHILNFVKLGMSELDIALELEFFMKKRGANKLSFESIIASGKRSSLPHGVATSKTIEAGDLITLDFGCVYNGYCSDMTRTFVLGKANNKQKEIYNIVLEAQKTSLEAVEPGVTGEELDGIARKIISDKGYGQYFGHGLGHGVGLEVHELPHINVRGKVPMESGMIITIEPGIYISDFGGVRIEDLVLVTDDGYRVLSKSTKDLIELEI; from the coding sequence ATGAATAAAAGAATTGATAATCTAAGGACACTTCTAAAAGACAAAGGGCTAGATGGGATATTATTATATAAACCTGAAAATAGAAGATATGCATCAGGTTTTACAGGTAGTACTGGCTATGTATTAATTACTAAAAACGATGCTAAATTTATTACAGACTTCAGATATTTGGACCAGGCTTCTACTCAATGTAATGGATATGAAATAGTAGAAATTAATAATCAAAAAACAATTACAGATGTTTTAAATGGATTTGATCTAGGAAAGCTTGGAGTTGAAGAGGACTTTATGACCTATGGACAATATAGCGATTTTTTAAACAAACTAGTCAAAACCGAATTAACTCCTTTAGATGGTGCTCTTGTAGATTTAAGATCTGTAAAAACCTTAGATGAAGTTGAATACATAGAAAAAGCTGCTTCTATAGCAGATGAAGCTTTTAATCATATACTAAATTTTGTCAAACTAGGGATGTCTGAATTAGATATTGCTTTAGAATTAGAATTTTTTATGAAAAAAAGAGGAGCTAATAAACTGAGTTTTGAATCTATTATTGCCTCAGGCAAAAGATCTTCTCTACCTCATGGTGTTGCTACTAGTAAAACCATTGAAGCTGGAGATTTGATTACATTGGACTTTGGTTGTGTATATAATGGATATTGTTCTGATATGACTAGAACTTTCGTTTTAGGAAAAGCTAATAATAAACAAAAAGAAATTTATAATATCGTATTAGAAGCTCAAAAAACATCATTAGAGGCAGTAGAACCAGGCGTAACTGGTGAGGAATTAGATGGAATTGCAAGAAAAATAATTAGTGACAAAGGATATGGTCAATATTTTGGACATGGTTTAGGCCATGGAGTTGGACTTGAAGTCCATGAGCTACCTCATATAAATGTACGAGGTAAAGTGCCAATGGAGTCAGGTATGATAATAACTATTGAACCAGGTATATATATTTCTGACTTTGGTGGCGTAAGAATTGAAGATTTAGTTTTAGTTACAGATGATGGTTATAGAGTTCTATCAAAATCTACAAAAGACCTTATAGAACTTGAAATATAA
- a CDS encoding shikimate kinase translates to MGNNNIVLVGFMATGKTTIGKMLAETLDLDFIDMDQLIEEIEGITVNNIFTLNGEAYFREKEHEALDLFRKSENKVISTGGGIIISADNRRKLRDIGKVVYLESSPQWILTNLNRSETIRPLLNETNPIDKIIELLDKRRKYYEEVAEFKVVVDGKSLSEIVNNIISIIRPT, encoded by the coding sequence GTGGGAAATAATAATATTGTTCTAGTAGGATTTATGGCTACAGGCAAAACTACGATAGGTAAGATGTTAGCAGAGACATTAGATCTTGATTTTATTGACATGGATCAATTAATAGAAGAAATAGAAGGCATAACTGTTAACAATATCTTTACTTTAAATGGAGAGGCTTATTTTAGAGAAAAAGAACATGAAGCATTGGACTTATTTAGAAAATCAGAAAACAAAGTAATATCTACTGGAGGAGGTATTATAATTTCAGCAGATAATCGTAGAAAGTTAAGGGATATCGGTAAGGTTGTTTACTTAGAATCTAGTCCTCAATGGATTTTAACTAATTTAAATAGAAGTGAGACTATTAGACCTTTATTAAATGAAACAAATCCTATTGACAAAATAATAGAACTCCTTGACAAAAGAAGAAAGTACTATGAAGAGGTAGCTGAGTTTAAAGTGGTAGTGGATGGAAAGTCACTTAGTGAAATAGTTAATAATATTATTTCCATAATTCGGCCTACTTAG
- a CDS encoding late competence development ComFB family protein: MKVHNYMEDVVDLVLKRILMEDKYGNQCVCEQCTNDIKAIALNNLKPRYIATEKGSVLSKANMFTVQSEIDVTKVLVEAMEKVNKLPKHRVME; the protein is encoded by the coding sequence TTGAAGGTACATAACTATATGGAGGACGTTGTAGATCTGGTGCTTAAACGTATATTAATGGAGGATAAATACGGAAATCAATGTGTTTGTGAGCAGTGTACAAATGATATTAAAGCTATTGCATTAAATAATCTTAAACCTAGGTATATAGCGACAGAAAAAGGTTCTGTTTTATCTAAGGCTAATATGTTTACAGTACAATCAGAGATTGATGTTACTAAAGTGTTAGTAGAGGCTATGGAGAAAGTAAACAAACTCCCTAAGCATAGGGTGATGGAGTAG
- a CDS encoding type II secretion system protein has product MTDNEKGFTLLEVLVALSLFGILSLITISTPNRLYDRAVLTSTAMEVKSALQLSQQLSLDESREYCVEFIEDTFRVREYVVRGRVVLSRKFDKNISVYKASQSRISYNRHGETQYGKFILVNKKGEKIDIDTLIGTGKIRISDIY; this is encoded by the coding sequence ATGACAGATAATGAAAAAGGATTCACATTATTAGAAGTATTAGTTGCTTTATCATTATTTGGCATATTAAGCTTAATTACTATAAGTACACCTAATAGATTATACGATAGAGCAGTATTAACATCTACTGCTATGGAGGTGAAAAGTGCACTTCAGCTATCTCAACAACTAAGTTTAGATGAATCAAGAGAATATTGTGTAGAATTTATAGAAGATACATTTAGGGTAAGGGAGTATGTAGTTAGAGGAAGAGTTGTACTTTCAAGAAAGTTTGATAAAAATATTTCTGTATATAAAGCATCACAAAGTAGAATTTCATATAACAGACATGGTGAAACCCAATATGGAAAATTTATATTAGTAAATAAGAAAGGAGAAAAAATTGATATTGATACCTTAATCGGCACTGGAAAAATACGAATATCAGATATATATTAA